One segment of Strix aluco isolate bStrAlu1 chromosome 4, bStrAlu1.hap1, whole genome shotgun sequence DNA contains the following:
- the FGG gene encoding fibrinogen gamma chain, producing the protein MMVLRLRSWAPLGPLLSLLFSTCTAYIATRENCCILDERFGSYCPTTCGIADFFNKYHLTMDNELQEMERILRQISNNTGTAEYLIQHIQSLYPPEKQTLPNSIDGFTQKSKKIIEEIIKYESTILSHESTIQQLTDTHILNSNRITQLKQKIAQLESHCQEPCKDKAEIQETTGRDCQDIANKGARKSGLYFIKPQKAKQSFLVYCEIDSYGNGWTVLQRRLDGSEDFKKNWVQYKEGFGHLSPDDTTEFWLGNEKIHLITTQSTLPYTLRIELEDWSGKKGTADYAVFKVGSEKDKYRLTYAYFIGGEAGDAFDGFDFGDDPSDKSFTSHNGMQFSTYDNDNDKFAGNCAEQDGSGWWMNRCHAGHLNGKYYIDGVYTSEDASPSGYDNGIIWATWRDRWYSMKKTAMKIIPFNRLSVDGQQHNLGNTKQVGDS; encoded by the exons ATGATGGTGCTGAGGTTACGCAGCTGGGCTCCCCTGGGgcctctcctctctctgctcttttctACCTGCACTGCG tacATTGCTACCAGAGAAAACTGCTGCATATTAGATGAACGATTT GGTAGCTACTGCCCAACGACCTGTGGCATTGCAGATTTCTTTAATAAATACCATCTGACTATGGATAATGAACTGCAGGAAATGGAGAGAATTTTGCGGCAAATTTCTAACAACACAGGAACAGCAGAATATTTGATTCAGCACATCCAAAGCCTCTATCCTCCAGAGAAGCAGACACTACCAA ATTCAATTGATGGTTTTACTCAAAAGTccaagaaaataattgaagaaatTATCAAATATGAAAGCACTATTTTGTCTCATGAAAGTACTATACA ACAGTTGACAGATACACATATACTGAACAGCAACAGGATCACACAGCTGAAACAGAAGATTGCCCAGCTTGAGTCACACTGTCAGGAGCCATGCAAGGACAAGGCTGAAATACAGGAGACAACTGGAAGAG ATTGTCAAGACATTGCAAATAAAGGTGCCAGAAAAAGTGGTCTTTACTTTATCAAGCCTCAAAAAGCCAAGCAGTCATTCCTAGTCTACTGTGAGATTGACTCATATGGCAACGGCTGGACAGTATTACAGAGG agaCTGGACGGGAGTGAGGACTTCAAGAAAAATTGGGTTCAGTACAAAGAAGGATTTGGACATCTGTCTCCAGATGACACCACTGAGTTCTGGCTGGGCAATGAAAAGATTCATTTAATAACTACTCAGTCCACTCTGCCATACACCTTACGAATAGAACTGGAGGACTGGAGTGGCAAAAAAGG CACTGCTGACTACGCTGTATTCAAAGTGGGAAGTGAAAAAGACAAGTATCGACTGACTTATGCCTACTTTATTGGTGGTGAAGCCGGGGATGCCTTTGATGGCTTTGATTTTGGAGATGATCCAAGTGACAAATCCTTTACCTCTCATAATGGCATGCAGTTCAGTACCTATGATAACGACAATGATAAATTTGCTGGCAACTGCGCTGAGCAAGATGGATCAGGATGGTGGATGAATAGGTGCCATGCTGGCCACCTCAATGGCAAATATTATATAG ATGGTGTGTACACATCGGAAGATGCTAGTCCATCTGGATATGACAATGGCATTATCTGGGCAACCTGGCGTGACCGGTGGTACTCCATGAAGAAAACTGCAATGAAAATCATCCCATTCAACAGACTGTCAGTAGATGGACAGCAGCACAACTTAGGCAATACCAAACAG GTTGGAGACTCATAA